A genomic segment from Truepera sp. encodes:
- the hisC gene encoding histidinol-phosphate transaminase: protein MTIRNAVKALAPYRFTPHSEPIKLDQNESPDDVPQAVKERVFRHMLEVPWNRYPHLTPTALEGRLAARHGWDPAGVVVANGSNTLIQALTVVSGIGRTVVTVTPTFAVYAQQARLLGAQLVEVPLLPGFGLPSADLRSAMADRPGVMFLANPAAPTGNLFSEAQVEDLIEAAGQAMLVVIDEAYAEFAGGSLTGLALRHPNAVILRTFSKALGLAGARIGFALAHPDVAESVRKALLPFSVSPWQEAVAAALLDEPELVAARVEHALHERERIRTALAGLPGIEPFPTSANFILFRTADPAGLYRRLLAAGVVIRRQDHLPGAAGCLRVSVGTTAENDAFIAACEAAVMEVPQAHGGDR, encoded by the coding sequence ATGACGATCAGGAACGCCGTGAAGGCGCTGGCCCCCTACCGCTTCACGCCGCATTCGGAGCCCATCAAGCTCGACCAGAACGAGAGTCCCGACGACGTTCCACAGGCCGTCAAAGAGCGCGTCTTCCGGCACATGCTCGAGGTTCCCTGGAACCGCTACCCACACCTCACCCCAACGGCCCTCGAGGGACGCCTGGCCGCGCGGCACGGTTGGGACCCGGCCGGCGTCGTCGTGGCGAATGGTTCGAACACGCTCATACAGGCCCTCACGGTGGTGTCCGGCATAGGCCGCACCGTCGTGACGGTCACGCCGACCTTCGCCGTCTACGCCCAGCAGGCGCGCCTGCTGGGCGCACAGCTCGTCGAAGTGCCGCTCCTTCCGGGCTTCGGACTACCCAGCGCCGACCTCCGGTCGGCCATGGCCGACCGCCCCGGCGTCATGTTCCTCGCCAACCCCGCCGCGCCCACGGGCAACCTCTTCAGCGAGGCGCAGGTCGAGGACCTCATCGAGGCCGCGGGCCAGGCGATGCTCGTGGTCATCGACGAGGCCTACGCGGAGTTCGCCGGCGGCAGCCTGACCGGGCTGGCGCTGCGCCACCCCAACGCCGTCATCCTGCGCACTTTCAGCAAGGCGCTCGGGCTGGCCGGCGCCAGGATAGGCTTCGCCCTCGCCCACCCCGACGTGGCCGAATCCGTGCGCAAGGCGCTCCTGCCGTTCAGCGTGAGCCCCTGGCAGGAAGCGGTTGCCGCGGCGCTGCTCGACGAACCAGAGCTGGTAGCTGCGCGCGTAGAGCACGCGCTCCACGAGCGCGAGCGCATCAGGACCGCCCTGGCCGGGTTGCCGGGGATCGAGCCGTTCCCGACCAGCGCGAACTTCATCCTGTTCAGGACCGCGGACCCGGCCGGCCTCTACCGGCGGCTGCTCGCTGCCGGCGTGGTGATCAGGCGCCAGGACCACCTGCCGGGCGCGGCGGGTTGCCTGCGCGTGTCGGTGGGCACCACGGCCGAGAACGACGCTTTCATCGCCGCCTGCGAGGCGGCCGTGATGGAAGTACCCCAAGCCCACGGAGGAGACCGATGA
- a CDS encoding tetratricopeptide repeat protein, with protein sequence MPRRLLITFLALAAAFTLLQAPAAAQGVPAITRVVILPFDTDATVSPYQLGLPTALQHALNQVPNLYAPPVGDAALVANKAAAAQLDVGATIGRLFDANAVITGRVATGGGGVKATINVAIGGAVKPVEVQGATPAALATAAAEAVLRIVLPESSAETLKRVGDAAGQTPSVPSLGPTGLAASGLPGARAEDLKAAADLDAGSAWVLVEYARVLALEGDLSAAVAAAKQAATLAPADAEVQAGAGVVFDAANDLEAAGAAFAAALATNPAHAVALAGRAAVEAASATAGGADPSADLQAAINAYPRFVDAYVRLSALQPDSQRALQTLRRAETYAPESILLRSTVMHRLIEGGAAGDALAYLQQALAEPLARSAGLYALARLLPSTYADKALAIVQDGQALYPGSTDLKVAQADLLLQSGHAEEAEAILRPLYTQAPNDLAVGNLLAVAQARRGDLEGAQRTFEAMRGQGADVDRSLAELYLAAGRASGALKLLEPLVAAAPDDAELQALYGTALVRLGRLDDGKQALDKALALEPGQALAKRSLELLDQQRQLTGGADVTFDEEAGVAFQQGLYALDVKDYTAAASAFARSNAAQATGLASFYLGYAKQLGGDTRGAVDAYQVALQSYPDSDIVLNNLGYAQIELGRFDLALDYLRRAVASNPDNAQAHLNLGIVYYAIQRFDESISEFTEAGRLDPSLQATTDGLIADVRKRMGQ encoded by the coding sequence ATGCCTCGACGTCTCCTGATAACGTTCCTCGCGCTGGCGGCAGCGTTTACCCTGCTGCAAGCGCCGGCCGCAGCCCAGGGTGTACCCGCCATAACGCGGGTGGTCATCCTGCCGTTCGACACCGACGCGACCGTCTCGCCCTACCAGCTCGGCCTCCCCACCGCGCTGCAGCACGCGCTCAACCAAGTGCCGAACCTCTACGCGCCACCGGTGGGAGACGCGGCCCTGGTGGCCAACAAGGCCGCCGCCGCACAACTCGACGTTGGCGCCACCATCGGCCGGCTGTTCGATGCCAACGCGGTCATCACAGGCCGCGTGGCCACCGGCGGTGGCGGCGTGAAGGCCACCATCAACGTTGCCATCGGTGGCGCCGTCAAGCCGGTCGAGGTCCAAGGCGCCACGCCGGCGGCCCTCGCGACGGCGGCGGCCGAGGCCGTCTTGCGTATTGTGCTGCCCGAGTCATCGGCAGAGACGTTGAAACGCGTCGGCGACGCGGCCGGGCAGACGCCTTCGGTGCCCAGCCTCGGGCCTACGGGCCTGGCCGCTTCGGGCCTACCGGGCGCACGCGCGGAGGATCTCAAGGCGGCGGCCGATCTCGACGCCGGCTCTGCCTGGGTATTGGTGGAATACGCGCGCGTCCTGGCGCTCGAAGGCGACCTGAGCGCCGCCGTGGCTGCCGCCAAGCAAGCCGCCACCCTGGCCCCAGCCGACGCCGAGGTACAAGCCGGCGCGGGGGTGGTGTTCGATGCAGCCAACGACCTAGAAGCCGCCGGCGCCGCCTTCGCCGCCGCCCTGGCCACCAACCCCGCGCACGCGGTGGCCCTTGCCGGGCGCGCCGCCGTCGAAGCCGCCTCGGCCACCGCTGGCGGGGCCGACCCGAGCGCCGACCTGCAGGCCGCCATAAACGCCTACCCGCGGTTCGTGGACGCCTACGTCAGGCTGAGCGCCCTGCAGCCCGACTCGCAGCGCGCGCTGCAGACCCTCCGCAGGGCCGAGACCTACGCGCCCGAGTCCATCCTGTTGCGCAGCACGGTCATGCACCGCCTGATAGAAGGCGGCGCCGCAGGCGACGCGCTGGCGTACCTGCAACAGGCCCTGGCGGAGCCCCTGGCCCGCTCAGCAGGCCTCTACGCCCTCGCGAGGCTACTGCCATCGACCTATGCCGACAAGGCCCTGGCCATCGTCCAGGACGGCCAGGCCCTCTACCCGGGCAGCACCGACCTCAAGGTCGCCCAGGCGGACCTGCTGCTGCAGAGCGGGCACGCGGAGGAGGCCGAGGCCATCCTGCGCCCCCTCTACACCCAGGCGCCCAACGATCTGGCCGTCGGCAACCTTCTCGCGGTGGCGCAGGCTCGCCGGGGCGACCTGGAAGGCGCGCAGCGCACGTTCGAAGCGATGCGGGGTCAGGGCGCCGACGTGGACCGGAGCCTCGCCGAGCTCTACCTGGCTGCCGGCCGCGCGAGCGGCGCACTCAAGTTGTTGGAGCCGCTGGTCGCCGCCGCTCCCGACGACGCCGAACTGCAGGCGCTCTACGGCACTGCCCTGGTGCGGCTCGGCCGCTTGGACGACGGCAAGCAGGCCCTCGACAAGGCCCTCGCCCTGGAACCTGGCCAGGCGCTGGCCAAGCGCAGCCTCGAGCTCCTCGACCAGCAGCGCCAGCTGACCGGCGGCGCCGACGTGACGTTCGACGAGGAGGCCGGCGTCGCGTTCCAGCAGGGGCTCTACGCCCTGGACGTCAAGGACTACACCGCGGCGGCAAGCGCGTTCGCCCGTTCCAACGCGGCACAGGCGACGGGCCTGGCGTCGTTCTACCTCGGCTACGCCAAGCAGCTCGGCGGCGATACCCGCGGCGCCGTCGACGCCTACCAGGTAGCGCTTCAGTCGTACCCGGACTCCGACATCGTGCTCAACAACCTCGGCTACGCGCAGATCGAGCTCGGGCGCTTCGATCTCGCCCTCGACTACCTCCGCCGGGCGGTGGCGAGCAACCCGGACAACGCGCAGGCACACCTCAACCTGGGCATCGTGTACTACGCCATCCAGCGCTTCGACGAATCGATATCCGAGTTCACGGAAGCCGGCCGGCTCGACCCGAGCCTCCAGGCGACCACCGATGGGCTCATCGCCGACGTCCGCAAGCGCATGGGCCAGTAG
- the hisB gene encoding imidazoleglycerol-phosphate dehydratase HisB has translation MSRNARVERNTRETQIQVTLDLDGAPGATSGAATGHGFLDHLLEQVVRHGRLDLGVKAVGDLHIDVHHLAEDTGIVLGQAVAKALGDRTGIERYGSSFVPMDETLAHVVLDLSGRPHISFEPGALSGEPGGFGAYHLRELLRGFANHAGATLHVRLLAADETHHACEAIMKAFARALRDATRVTHEGLPSTKGLL, from the coding sequence ATGAGCCGCAACGCGCGAGTCGAGCGCAACACGCGCGAGACCCAGATCCAGGTGACCCTAGACCTAGACGGCGCCCCCGGCGCGACCAGTGGCGCGGCGACGGGTCATGGCTTCCTCGACCACCTGCTCGAGCAGGTCGTGCGGCACGGCCGCCTCGACCTGGGGGTGAAGGCCGTCGGCGACCTGCACATAGACGTGCACCACCTGGCGGAGGACACCGGCATCGTCCTCGGTCAGGCCGTGGCGAAGGCGCTAGGCGACCGGACGGGGATCGAGCGTTACGGCAGCTCGTTCGTGCCGATGGACGAGACGCTCGCCCACGTGGTGCTCGACCTGTCGGGCAGGCCCCACATCTCCTTCGAACCGGGCGCTCTCAGCGGCGAGCCGGGAGGTTTCGGCGCCTACCACCTGCGAGAGCTGCTCAGGGGCTTCGCCAACCACGCCGGGGCGACGCTGCACGTGCGACTGCTTGCCGCCGACGAGACGCACCACGCCTGCGAGGCCATCATGAAGGCCTTCGCCCGCGCACTGCGCGACGCGACGCGGGTGACGCACGAGGGACTCCCCTCGACCAAGGGCCTGCTGTGA
- the cdd gene encoding cytidine deaminase gives MTDTEPAPESVPQDLLRAARAALANAYVPYSHFPVGAALRSASGIVYSGANVENASYGLTRCAEQSAVQAMVTAGERDFTEIVVVSGSEVPASPCGACRQILFEFAGHARVYQVNAAGTVVASTVAGLLPGGFRL, from the coding sequence GTGACCGACACCGAGCCCGCTCCTGAAAGCGTGCCCCAAGACCTCCTGCGAGCGGCCAGGGCGGCGCTTGCGAACGCCTACGTGCCCTACTCCCACTTCCCCGTCGGCGCCGCGCTGAGGAGCGCCTCGGGCATCGTGTACTCCGGCGCGAACGTGGAGAACGCCAGCTACGGTCTCACGCGCTGCGCTGAACAGTCGGCGGTGCAGGCCATGGTCACCGCCGGAGAGCGTGACTTCACCGAGATCGTCGTGGTATCGGGCTCGGAGGTTCCGGCGTCACCGTGTGGCGCCTGCCGTCAGATCCTCTTCGAGTTCGCGGGGCACGCCCGCGTCTACCAGGTCAACGCCGCCGGCACCGTGGTGGCGTCGACGGTCGCCGGCCTGCTGCCCGGCGGATTCCGTCTGTGA
- the ybeY gene encoding rRNA maturation RNase YbeY, translating into MSPKVEVIDETRSYRLNRRLRDVVAAYMEATGLGGREVTIVLTSDAAIAERNSRDRGVAGPTDVLSYPTYEPDGAWFPGVPSLGDLFISLDTAKRQAKAHGHALADEVLVLAAHALTHLSGHDHQDEAAWEPFRAAQARILELARERPDA; encoded by the coding sequence ATGTCGCCTAAGGTAGAGGTCATCGACGAGACGAGGAGTTACCGCCTCAACCGGCGGTTGCGCGACGTCGTGGCGGCGTACATGGAGGCCACGGGCCTCGGGGGCCGCGAGGTGACGATCGTGTTGACGAGCGACGCGGCGATCGCGGAGCGCAACTCGAGGGACCGCGGCGTCGCGGGCCCCACCGACGTGCTCTCGTATCCGACGTACGAGCCGGACGGGGCCTGGTTCCCCGGCGTCCCGTCTTTAGGCGATCTGTTCATCAGTCTCGACACCGCGAAGAGACAGGCCAAGGCGCACGGCCACGCCCTGGCCGACGAGGTGCTGGTCCTGGCGGCGCATGCGCTCACCCACCTCAGCGGCCACGACCATCAGGACGAGGCGGCCTGGGAGCCCTTCAGGGCGGCACAGGCTCGTATCTTGGAGCTGGCCCGGGAGCGGCCCGACGCGTGA
- a CDS encoding HDIG domain-containing protein, whose amino-acid sequence MSGTPRRLAGPPRARYWVLAVLAAAAFALILYSVYGTRQRTPLRVGQASPQEFVAPVDTQVIDMIATQRERQSARSQIEPVYTPDPQVTALVLAAITSSGLPTHVVDEVISRYRAAGGVRASELPGLVDELVAQSPPERQREVRLVLDKRLVANSVPNDRLTQVARDAAAAAVAPVMQSLEAGQVIVRAGEPLTEDQLRVLDSLGLYSARTEAATQTAWIVVGVALLSLLLLAPLVVARVQLSRAMTFRKIAFLVALTLGILALQRVALDFSAHFLFALLVPLVVAALLGPRLALPWAAWMALAMGIMVPAAPLYAVAGTLIGGAVAALMVRSAGSRLTLLLAGSVGGLAAALSLVALVLVGGGMPMASMAAGAMLLVAGGVLAGVLALGLLPIAEGGFGFLTDFRLTELSSPSNPLLQRLITEAPGTYQHSLIISNLVDQAVNSVGGNALLARVGALYHDVGKIKRPGFFVENQFSGDNPHDRISPHLSYLIVTSHVRDGVELLQEYHLPEELLQFVEEHHGTTVLSYFYKRALDEGEVEELNFRYPGPKPRSKETGILMLADAVESASRTLTDPTPTSIRSLIDKLIKQRLQDGQLDETPLTFNDIEVIAATFQRMLTAILHRRITYPSADELKGLKRSRSERFAAVSGGHVA is encoded by the coding sequence ATGAGCGGCACGCCTAGACGCCTAGCGGGGCCGCCCAGGGCGCGCTACTGGGTGCTCGCCGTACTCGCCGCCGCTGCCTTCGCGCTCATCTTGTATAGCGTTTACGGTACGCGCCAGCGCACCCCGCTGCGGGTGGGCCAGGCCAGCCCGCAGGAGTTCGTCGCCCCGGTCGACACTCAAGTGATCGACATGATCGCCACTCAGCGTGAGCGGCAGTCGGCACGCTCCCAGATCGAACCCGTCTACACGCCCGACCCGCAGGTCACGGCCCTGGTGCTGGCCGCCATCACCAGCTCGGGGCTGCCGACTCACGTCGTCGACGAGGTCATCAGTCGTTACCGTGCTGCCGGCGGCGTGCGTGCCTCGGAACTGCCCGGGCTGGTGGATGAGCTAGTGGCCCAGTCACCGCCCGAGAGGCAGCGAGAGGTGCGCCTGGTGCTCGACAAGCGCTTGGTCGCGAACTCCGTGCCCAACGACCGCCTCACACAGGTGGCCCGCGACGCGGCCGCCGCGGCGGTGGCCCCGGTCATGCAGTCGCTGGAGGCCGGCCAGGTGATTGTGCGCGCGGGAGAGCCGCTCACCGAGGATCAACTGCGCGTGCTCGACTCGCTCGGCCTCTACAGCGCACGCACCGAGGCCGCGACCCAAACCGCGTGGATCGTCGTTGGCGTCGCGCTGCTCTCGCTCCTGCTGCTCGCTCCCCTGGTCGTGGCCAGGGTGCAACTGAGCAGGGCCATGACCTTCAGGAAGATCGCGTTCCTGGTGGCGCTCACGCTGGGGATACTGGCGCTCCAACGGGTCGCCCTCGACTTCTCCGCGCATTTCCTCTTCGCCCTGCTGGTGCCCCTGGTAGTCGCCGCACTGCTGGGGCCTCGCCTGGCGCTGCCCTGGGCGGCCTGGATGGCCCTCGCAATGGGCATCATGGTCCCGGCTGCCCCGCTATACGCCGTGGCCGGCACGCTCATCGGGGGGGCCGTGGCGGCGCTGATGGTCCGCAGCGCCGGCAGCCGCCTCACCCTGCTGCTCGCCGGCAGCGTCGGCGGGCTGGCGGCGGCGCTGTCGTTGGTGGCCCTCGTCCTCGTCGGTGGCGGCATGCCCATGGCCTCCATGGCAGCCGGCGCCATGCTTCTGGTCGCCGGCGGCGTACTGGCCGGCGTTCTCGCCCTTGGGCTCCTGCCCATCGCCGAGGGCGGGTTCGGGTTCCTCACGGACTTCCGCCTCACCGAACTCTCGAGCCCCAGCAATCCGTTGCTTCAGCGGCTCATCACGGAGGCCCCGGGAACGTACCAGCATAGCCTGATAATCTCGAACCTCGTCGATCAGGCCGTGAACAGCGTTGGCGGCAACGCCCTCCTCGCGCGGGTGGGCGCCCTCTATCACGACGTGGGCAAGATCAAGCGGCCCGGGTTCTTCGTCGAGAACCAGTTCTCGGGCGACAACCCGCACGACCGGATCAGCCCGCACCTCTCGTACCTCATCGTCACCAGCCACGTTCGCGACGGCGTCGAACTCCTGCAGGAGTACCACCTGCCCGAGGAGCTGCTGCAGTTCGTGGAAGAACATCACGGGACCACCGTTCTCAGCTACTTCTACAAGCGCGCCCTCGACGAGGGCGAGGTCGAGGAGCTCAACTTCCGTTACCCGGGGCCGAAGCCGCGCTCGAAGGAGACGGGCATCCTCATGCTCGCCGACGCGGTCGAGTCGGCGTCCAGGACCCTCACCGACCCAACGCCCACGAGCATCCGTTCTCTCATCGACAAGCTCATCAAGCAGCGGCTGCAAGACGGCCAGCTCGATGAGACGCCCCTGACCTTCAACGACATCGAGGTCATCGCCGCCACGTTCCAGCGCATGCTCACCGCCATCCTGCACCGGCGCATCACCTACCCGAGCGCCGACGAGCTCAAGGGCCTGAAGCGCTCGCGTTCCGAGCGCTTCGCGGCCGTCTCGGGCGGGCATGTCGCCTAA
- a CDS encoding diacylglycerol kinase: protein MTGRGNVRRSLGFAATGLARAWRDQRNFRVEVALAAVAVALGWLTGAALVPIVVVIGLVLALELVNSAVEALVDLVQPSHHELAKAAKDLAAAAVLVGAVMAAVVGVLVIGPPLVRALRAIFLGG from the coding sequence GTGACGGGCCGAGGCAACGTGCGGCGCTCCCTCGGCTTCGCGGCGACGGGCCTCGCGAGGGCGTGGCGCGATCAGCGCAACTTCCGCGTGGAAGTGGCCCTGGCGGCGGTCGCCGTCGCCCTGGGCTGGTTGACGGGCGCCGCCCTCGTACCCATCGTCGTGGTGATCGGACTCGTGTTGGCACTCGAACTCGTGAACAGCGCCGTGGAGGCGTTGGTCGACCTGGTACAACCGAGTCATCACGAACTGGCGAAGGCCGCCAAGGACCTGGCCGCGGCCGCCGTCCTCGTGGGCGCCGTCATGGCTGCGGTGGTCGGTGTCCTGGTCATCGGGCCACCGCTCGTGCGCGCGCTGCGTGCGATCTTCTTAGGAGGTTGA